The DNA region CCTGATCAGCTGCGCCAGCAGCTGCCGCTTGGCCTTGAGACCGACCGGATGAATTACCTGCTCAACCTTCTCCGCCGCCGTGTTGCGCCGGGCTACCTCGATCATTTCCGGCTGGTTCAGCAGGCCATCGGCCAACTGCCGGATGTCATCGGAATAGGTCGCCGAAAACAGCAGATTCTGTCTTTTAGCCGGCAACAGCTTAAGAATCTTTTTGATATCGTGAATAAAACCCATGTCAAGCATGCGGTCGGCTTCATCCAGAACCAGAATTTCAACCGCCGCAAGATCCAGGGTTTTCTGACCGACATGGTCGAGCAGGCGGCCCGGGGTCGCCACCAGGATATCGACGCCGCGGCGCAGTCCCTCAATCTGCGGATTGATCCCAACCCCGCCGAAAATAATCAGGGAACGCAACGCCAGATGCCGGCCGTAAATCGACATCGATTCCCCGACCTGGGCGGCAAGCTCGCGGGTCGGGGCCAGAACCAGGCAGCGAGGACGCCGGCCGACACTGCGGCTTCCTCCGAGAAGCTGCAGAATGGGCAAGGCAAAAGCGGCGGTTTTACCGGTTCCGGTCTGGGCGCCCCCCATCACATCACGGCCCTCAAGAATCACGGGAATAGCCCGTTCCTGAATCGGGGTCGGCACCGTATAACCCTGATCGGCAACCGCTTGTAACAATCCGGGTTCTAAACCCAGTTCAGCAAATAACATATAAATCCAACTCCAAAAATTCCTCCGCGCTCATTCGGCAAACAGCCCTTAATCTTTTGAAGAACCGCCCCGAATGCAGGATTGACAGATAATAAACAACGCCGCCGACCGAAACCAACCCGGCTCCGGTAACCGTAAAAGTGACAGAGATCGGAAACCCTGCTATCCATTTTACCAACCATAAAAAAAGACACCTGGGAGCAACTGAAAAGTCCTCTCAAGTGTCTTTTCAT from Pseudomonadota bacterium includes:
- a CDS encoding DEAD/DEAH box helicase, whose amino-acid sequence is MLFAELGLEPGLLQAVADQGYTVPTPIQERAIPVILEGRDVMGGAQTGTGKTAAFALPILQLLGGSRSVGRRPRCLVLAPTRELAAQVGESMSIYGRHLALRSLIIFGGVGINPQIEGLRRGVDILVATPGRLLDHVGQKTLDLAAVEILVLDEADRMLDMGFIHDIKKILKLLPAKRQNLLFSATYSDDIRQLADGLLNQPEMIEVARRNTAAEKVEQVIHPVGLKAKRQLLAQLIRDEAWERALVFTRTKRGANRLALFLETNGIGAAAIHGNKSQAARTRALTEFKKGGLRILVATDIAARGLDIDQLPQVVNFDLPNVAEDYIHRIGRTGRAGCSGRAVSLVSADEEKLLRPIERLLGRKITVKVIEGFAQNPDDVNEETLVGFRGRGPQRSGGGASFKSGTGRVRSDARRQGGERRPRAASGNNSSRPQSARAF